A genomic region of Miscanthus floridulus cultivar M001 chromosome 3, ASM1932011v1, whole genome shotgun sequence contains the following coding sequences:
- the LOC136545124 gene encoding uncharacterized protein isoform X2: MADMALGLTKKAVEGTVSRVLAAIDEDTKLKSAVKQDLRFIVGEFQMMESFLEMANDNKERTSNKVVKTWVRQLRELAFDVEDCVEFVIHLDTTSARVWWSWVWGIVPLPSCMTPAWVEDLHQAFAQLKQLNARVDEVSQRNTRYKLLSGDDSVSSTTPSPVPPEQLEADAFHSTVEILRDLWEANAKQSSSLKCNLKYLVDDGRCNELRVISVWRAAGVDVETAHILNAAYLDPEICKQFKARARQDTLSSAPRDLLRTNGDSVIQDKLRQLLSKHKYLVILEDLSSAVDWDLIRLCLPDLGNGSRIVISTQQVGIALSCTGEPYRVLQLALLPNNDRYIYAFYKPSGIGITELVRQLGQRRVISLWGDEGGDTASLVRDVYGAIRKKTAKFKGVINFKNCWWVNVPSPFSLEGFYRRLPGYVRHGYENPESYFAEHWSEEVCNSCSLIFIDGLQSKEDWDLIKDKLVPENTMSCIVIIANEEAVAKYIADEDNSSRKKDYEEQEEANNAAIIGPLFAQKEKYYSWGHDRFRGHGCSRRIYEALFQFEPFITPDQDIELVTEIIVGHVYYCGVRAVWGASGVGKSALVRLTYYTVMAGSLELLKAAEFPKRGGLSYAFLVFGDKALQFERFGWVDVPEPFDLAEFSRRLLLDFHSDDPGKMEKTAVGIIQGHNPIQQCYEIMRRHRCLVVIDGLRSTRDWDSIEQAFWCHHHPESSILVITTDESAAKHCVAKDDLSCERIIPMRALDDTSALELFIKVAEKQKNESITEKNLKHAERIVPKCGGLPKIIDAVARSPCSFWENINNDLVTKLKNDPKLRGVLSWMHSYIDGRSDSVKPCIFYLSVFPTNYKIRKAHLLRRWIAEGYCRDTTGSSAKESAERLFDELFSRDIIQTLPSMPVCQINGFFREYIISQPMEDNLVFVLEGHRKPNSQRTVQHLTIMEDWEREKHVFESIDVSRLRSLTVYGKWKPFFISDKMKRIRVLDLEGTSGVEDCCLKHIFEILLSLKFICLRGCKSITCLPKTMGGLRQLESLDVSGTSIVTLPRAIIKLQKIQYIRAGCKFLPDEDCTSAASEVGGQKKLVGCCWTSTKSSQGSDDAVGSQQPSGTTATPEAEGSDGGHQGQHQHHKQRYQKIKKVGRRWTSRLSSCSWFAHNNINGGVEVPVGIEDMPSLHTLGTVNISKGGGKDFLTMLKLKTTLPQLFKLSVCGINKENWKDLCDALSAHDHLESLSLGLDNDFTEDIYFGNLPKALKNFKVYGHIHRLPAWIKDGRLEANLKKFDIEAIISRQECMDQLVESLPHTKNGGTNRRLCIKPTRQVRELEFRNVMNDDISRPQVLKIDCSFALEVAFQTNSIATEVNVLIIHCYKGTDFPISVRGLKYLDDLETVWLKGYDEKAGYVVQLKKQIAAHPRKPVFKFEKLNSA; this comes from the exons ATGGCAGACATGGCGCTTGGTTTGACCAAGAAAGCAGTGGAGGGGACTGTGAGCAGGGTCCTGGCGGCGATCGATGAAGACACGAAGCTGAAGTCGGCGGTGAAGCAAGACCTGCGGTTCATCGTCGGCGAGTTCCAGATGATGGAATCCTTTCTCGAGATGGCCAACGACAACAAGGAGCGTACAAGCAACAAGGTGGTGAAGACGTGGGTGCGGCAGCTCCGCGAGCTGGCCTTCGACGTGGAAGACTGCGTTGAGTTTGtcatccacctggacaccacctCGGCCCGGGTCTGGTGGTCCTGGGTGTGGGGCATCGTGCCGTTGCCGTCCTGCATGACACCGGCTTGGGTCGAAGACCTGCACCAGGCATTTGCTCAGTTGAAGCAGCTCAACGCCAGGGTGGACGAGGTGAGCCAGAGGAACACCCGCTACAAACTCTTGAGCGGTGATGACTCCGTCTCCTCGACCACTCCGTCTCCGGTACCACCGGAGCAGCTCGAAGCCGATGCTTTCCACTCAACGGTCGAAATCCTAAGAGACCTGTGGGAGGCCAACGCGAAGCAAAGCTCGTCGCTCAAGTGCAACCTCAAATATTTGGTGGACGATGGACGGTGTAACGAGCTCAGAGTGATCTCAGTGTGGAGAGCTGCAGGAGTAGATGTTGAGACCGCGCACATTCTCAACGCAGCTTACCTTGATCCAGAAATCTGCAAACAATTCAAAGCCCGTGCCAGG CAGGACACACTCTCGTCAGCTCCACGTGACCTCCTCCGCACCAACGGAGACAGTGTCATACAGGACAAGCTCAGGCAGCTATTAAGCAAGCACAAGTACCTCGTTATCCTAGAAGATTTATCCTCCGCGGTGGATTGGGATCTCATCAGGCTCTGTCTACCGGACCTTGGCAATGGCAGCCGGATCGTCATATCGACGCAGCAAGTAGGGATTGCACTTTCGTGCACGGGGGAGCCATATCGAGTATTGCAGCTTGCACTACTCCCCAATAATGATCGATACATTTATGCATTTTACAAG CCGTCCGGTATTGGTATCACAGAACTCGTTAGGCAACTTGGACAGCGTCGTGTGATCTCGCTGTGGGGGGACGAGGGAGGTGACACAGCAAGTCTTGTGAGAGATGTGTACGGAGCCATACGAAAAAAGACTGCCAAATTCAAGGGTGTAATAAATTTTAAAAATTGCTGGTGGGTAAATGTTCCCAGTCCATTCAGTTTGGAAGGCTTTTATCGGCGCTTGCCCGGTTATGTCCGTCATGGGTATGAAAATCCCGAAAGCTACTTTGCTGAACACTGGAGCGAGGAAGTGTGTAACTCCTGCTCCCTTATCTTTATTGACGGACTGCAGTCCAAAGAGGATTGGGATTTGATAAAAGATAAACTCGTGCCTGAGAACACTATGAGCTGTATCGTCATCATTGCAAATGAAGAAGCGGTGGCCAAATATATTGCAGATGAAGATAATTCGTCGAGGAAGAAGGACTACGAAGAACAGGAAGAAGCCAACAACGCTGCCATTATTGGTCCATTATTCGCACAaaag GAGAAATATTATTCTTGGGGCCACGACCGTTTCCGCGGCCATGGTTGTTCTCGTAGAATTTACGAGGCATTGTTCCAGTTCGAGCCATTTATTACACCAGATCAAGACATAGAATTGGTCACGGAGATTATTGTTGGTCACGTCTACTATTGTGGAGTGAGAGCGGTCTGGGGGGCCTCTGGTGTTGGGAAATCAGCTCTTGTCAGATTGACCTACTATACAGTGATGGCTGGCTCGTTGGAATTGTTAAAAGCAGCTGAGTTTCCCAAAAGGGGAGGGTTGAGCTATGCTTTCCTAGTATTTGGCGACAAGGCGCTCCAGTTTGAAAGGTTCGGGTGGGTCGACGTGCCTGAGCCATTTGATCTGGCCGAATTCTCACGCCGATTACTTCTTGATTTCCACTCAGATGATCCTGGGAAAATGGAGAAAACAGCTGTTGGTATCATTCAAGGACATAACCCCATTCAACAGTGTTACGAAATCATGCGTAGGCACAGGTGCCTAGTGGTTATTGATGGTCTGCGGTCCACACGTGACTGGGACTCCATCGAACAAGCCTTCTGGTGTCACCATCATCCAGAGTCCAGTATTCTTGTCATCACAACTGACGAGAGTGCCGCAAAACATTGCGTCGCTAAAGACGACTTGAGCTGTGAAAGAATCATCCCTATGAGAGCTCTAGATGATACATCAGCTCTCGAGCTCTTCATAAAG GTTGCTGAGAAGCAGAAAAACGAATCCATTACTGAGAAAAATTTGAAGCATGCAGAACGCATCGTGCCCAAGTGTGGTGGACTTCCCAAAATAATAGATGCAGTGGCCAGATCCCCTTGTTCATTCTGGGAGAATATAAATAATGACCTTGTGACCAAGTTGAAGAATgacccaaaattgaggggtgttTTATCATGGATGCATTCCTATATTGATGGTCGTTCAGATTCAGTAAAGCCATGCATCTTCTATCTGTCGGTCTTTCCTACAAACTACAAAATCAGGAAGGCTCACTTGCTGAGGCGATGGATCGCAGAGGGTTACTGTAGAGACACAACGGGCTCTAGTGCGAAGGAGAGTGCTGAAAGGCTCTTTGATGAGCTTTTTTCCCGGGACATAATCCAGACACTACCAAGCATGCCAGTGTGCCAAATCAATGGGTTCTTCCGTGAATACATCATCTCGCAGCCAATGGAAGATAATCTTGTATTTGTACTGGAAGGACATCGTAAACCAAACTCACAACGCACAGTACAACACCTCACCATAATGGAAGACTGGGAGAGGGAGAAGCATGTGTTTGAGAGCATCGATGTATCACGGCTGCGGTCTTTGACAGTGTACGGGAAGTGGAAACCATTCTTCATCTCTGACAAGATGAAGCGGATCCGAGTGCTAGATTTAGAGGGCACGTCTGGTGTAGAAGATTGTTGCCTTAAGCATATCTTTGAGATTCTGCTGAGTCTCAAGTTCATCTGTCTAAGAGGATGCAAAAGCATTACTTGTTTACCAAAAACAATGGGTGGCCTTAGGCAGCTGGAGAGTCTAGATGTCAGCGGCACCTCCATAGTCACACTGCCACGGGCAATCATTAAGCTGCAGAAGATTCAATACATTCGGGCTGGCTGTAAGTTTTTGCCAGATGAAGACTGTACATCAGCAGCATCAGAAGTTGGTGGACAAAAGAAGTTGGTGGGCTGCTGCTGGACATCCACCAAATCGTCGCAAGGCAGTGATGATGCGGTTGGAAGCCAGCAGCCATCAGGGACAACAGCAACACCTGAAGCTGAAGGTAGTGATGGAGGCCATCAGGGACAACACCAACACCACAAGCAACGATATCAGAAGATAAAGAAGGTGGGCCGCCGCTGGACATCCAGACTGTCGTCCTGCAGTTGGTTCGCTCATAATAATATTAATGGTGGTGTGGAGGTTCCTGTGGGGATTGAGGACATGCCTTCCTTGCATACTCTTGGTACTGTGAATATCAGCAAAGGAGGTGGAAAGGACTTTCTGACCATGCTTAAGCTCAAAACAACACTTCCCCAACTGTTCAAGCTCAGCGTGTGTGGCATTAATAAGGAAAACTGGAAGGATTTATGTGATGCCCTCTCGGCTCATGATCATCTTGAATCATTGTCACTGGGACTCGACAATGATTTCACGGAAGATATCTACTTCGGCAATCTACCTAAGGCCCTGAAGAACTTTAAGGTATATGGGCATATTCACAGATTACCAGCCTGGATCAAGGATGGTCGTCTGGAGGCCAATCTCAAAAAGTTTGATATTGAGGCGATTATATCAAGACAAGAGTGCATGGATCAATTAGTGGAATCGTTGCCACATACAAAGAATGGTGGTACCAATCGTCGTCTTTGTATTAAGCCGACTCGACAAGTAAGAGAGCTAGAATTCAGGAATGTCATGAATGATGATATCAGTCGACCACAGGTTCTCAAGATTGATTGCAGCTTCGCGTTAGAGGTAGCTTTCCAAACAAACAGCATAGCAACAGAGGTTAATGTGCTGATAATCCATTGCTATAAAGGAACGGATTTCCCGATTTCTGTTCGTGGGCTTAAGTATCTAGATGACCTCGAGACCGTTTGGCTTAAGGGTTATGATGAAAAAGCAGGCTACGTGGTGCAGTTGAAGAAACAAATTGCCGCACATCCACGCAAACCTGTCTTCAAGTTTGAGAAACTAAACTCTGCATAA
- the LOC136545124 gene encoding uncharacterized protein isoform X1, with product MADMALGLTKKAVEGTVSRVLAAIDEDTKLKSAVKQDLRFIVGEFQMMESFLEMANDNKERTSNKVVKTWVRQLRELAFDVEDCVEFVIHLDTTSARVWWSWVWGIVPLPSCMTPAWVEDLHQAFAQLKQLNARVDEVSQRNTRYKLLSGDDSVSSTTPSPVPPEQLEADAFHSTVEILRDLWEANAKQSSSLKCNLKYLVDDGRCNELRVISVWRAAGVDVETAHILNAAYLDPEICKQFKARARVKLMHPFNIQQFLKTLLNQLYVTSQQQDTLSSAPRDLLRTNGDSVIQDKLRQLLSKHKYLVILEDLSSAVDWDLIRLCLPDLGNGSRIVISTQQVGIALSCTGEPYRVLQLALLPNNDRYIYAFYKPSGIGITELVRQLGQRRVISLWGDEGGDTASLVRDVYGAIRKKTAKFKGVINFKNCWWVNVPSPFSLEGFYRRLPGYVRHGYENPESYFAEHWSEEVCNSCSLIFIDGLQSKEDWDLIKDKLVPENTMSCIVIIANEEAVAKYIADEDNSSRKKDYEEQEEANNAAIIGPLFAQKEKYYSWGHDRFRGHGCSRRIYEALFQFEPFITPDQDIELVTEIIVGHVYYCGVRAVWGASGVGKSALVRLTYYTVMAGSLELLKAAEFPKRGGLSYAFLVFGDKALQFERFGWVDVPEPFDLAEFSRRLLLDFHSDDPGKMEKTAVGIIQGHNPIQQCYEIMRRHRCLVVIDGLRSTRDWDSIEQAFWCHHHPESSILVITTDESAAKHCVAKDDLSCERIIPMRALDDTSALELFIKVAEKQKNESITEKNLKHAERIVPKCGGLPKIIDAVARSPCSFWENINNDLVTKLKNDPKLRGVLSWMHSYIDGRSDSVKPCIFYLSVFPTNYKIRKAHLLRRWIAEGYCRDTTGSSAKESAERLFDELFSRDIIQTLPSMPVCQINGFFREYIISQPMEDNLVFVLEGHRKPNSQRTVQHLTIMEDWEREKHVFESIDVSRLRSLTVYGKWKPFFISDKMKRIRVLDLEGTSGVEDCCLKHIFEILLSLKFICLRGCKSITCLPKTMGGLRQLESLDVSGTSIVTLPRAIIKLQKIQYIRAGCKFLPDEDCTSAASEVGGQKKLVGCCWTSTKSSQGSDDAVGSQQPSGTTATPEAEGSDGGHQGQHQHHKQRYQKIKKVGRRWTSRLSSCSWFAHNNINGGVEVPVGIEDMPSLHTLGTVNISKGGGKDFLTMLKLKTTLPQLFKLSVCGINKENWKDLCDALSAHDHLESLSLGLDNDFTEDIYFGNLPKALKNFKVYGHIHRLPAWIKDGRLEANLKKFDIEAIISRQECMDQLVESLPHTKNGGTNRRLCIKPTRQVRELEFRNVMNDDISRPQVLKIDCSFALEVAFQTNSIATEVNVLIIHCYKGTDFPISVRGLKYLDDLETVWLKGYDEKAGYVVQLKKQIAAHPRKPVFKFEKLNSA from the exons ATGGCAGACATGGCGCTTGGTTTGACCAAGAAAGCAGTGGAGGGGACTGTGAGCAGGGTCCTGGCGGCGATCGATGAAGACACGAAGCTGAAGTCGGCGGTGAAGCAAGACCTGCGGTTCATCGTCGGCGAGTTCCAGATGATGGAATCCTTTCTCGAGATGGCCAACGACAACAAGGAGCGTACAAGCAACAAGGTGGTGAAGACGTGGGTGCGGCAGCTCCGCGAGCTGGCCTTCGACGTGGAAGACTGCGTTGAGTTTGtcatccacctggacaccacctCGGCCCGGGTCTGGTGGTCCTGGGTGTGGGGCATCGTGCCGTTGCCGTCCTGCATGACACCGGCTTGGGTCGAAGACCTGCACCAGGCATTTGCTCAGTTGAAGCAGCTCAACGCCAGGGTGGACGAGGTGAGCCAGAGGAACACCCGCTACAAACTCTTGAGCGGTGATGACTCCGTCTCCTCGACCACTCCGTCTCCGGTACCACCGGAGCAGCTCGAAGCCGATGCTTTCCACTCAACGGTCGAAATCCTAAGAGACCTGTGGGAGGCCAACGCGAAGCAAAGCTCGTCGCTCAAGTGCAACCTCAAATATTTGGTGGACGATGGACGGTGTAACGAGCTCAGAGTGATCTCAGTGTGGAGAGCTGCAGGAGTAGATGTTGAGACCGCGCACATTCTCAACGCAGCTTACCTTGATCCAGAAATCTGCAAACAATTCAAAGCCCGTGCCAGGGTGAAGCTGATGCATCCTTTTAATATCCAACAGTTTCTCAAGACCTTGCTGAATCAGCTCTACGTGACCTCGCAACAGCAGGACACACTCTCGTCAGCTCCACGTGACCTCCTCCGCACCAACGGAGACAGTGTCATACAGGACAAGCTCAGGCAGCTATTAAGCAAGCACAAGTACCTCGTTATCCTAGAAGATTTATCCTCCGCGGTGGATTGGGATCTCATCAGGCTCTGTCTACCGGACCTTGGCAATGGCAGCCGGATCGTCATATCGACGCAGCAAGTAGGGATTGCACTTTCGTGCACGGGGGAGCCATATCGAGTATTGCAGCTTGCACTACTCCCCAATAATGATCGATACATTTATGCATTTTACAAG CCGTCCGGTATTGGTATCACAGAACTCGTTAGGCAACTTGGACAGCGTCGTGTGATCTCGCTGTGGGGGGACGAGGGAGGTGACACAGCAAGTCTTGTGAGAGATGTGTACGGAGCCATACGAAAAAAGACTGCCAAATTCAAGGGTGTAATAAATTTTAAAAATTGCTGGTGGGTAAATGTTCCCAGTCCATTCAGTTTGGAAGGCTTTTATCGGCGCTTGCCCGGTTATGTCCGTCATGGGTATGAAAATCCCGAAAGCTACTTTGCTGAACACTGGAGCGAGGAAGTGTGTAACTCCTGCTCCCTTATCTTTATTGACGGACTGCAGTCCAAAGAGGATTGGGATTTGATAAAAGATAAACTCGTGCCTGAGAACACTATGAGCTGTATCGTCATCATTGCAAATGAAGAAGCGGTGGCCAAATATATTGCAGATGAAGATAATTCGTCGAGGAAGAAGGACTACGAAGAACAGGAAGAAGCCAACAACGCTGCCATTATTGGTCCATTATTCGCACAaaag GAGAAATATTATTCTTGGGGCCACGACCGTTTCCGCGGCCATGGTTGTTCTCGTAGAATTTACGAGGCATTGTTCCAGTTCGAGCCATTTATTACACCAGATCAAGACATAGAATTGGTCACGGAGATTATTGTTGGTCACGTCTACTATTGTGGAGTGAGAGCGGTCTGGGGGGCCTCTGGTGTTGGGAAATCAGCTCTTGTCAGATTGACCTACTATACAGTGATGGCTGGCTCGTTGGAATTGTTAAAAGCAGCTGAGTTTCCCAAAAGGGGAGGGTTGAGCTATGCTTTCCTAGTATTTGGCGACAAGGCGCTCCAGTTTGAAAGGTTCGGGTGGGTCGACGTGCCTGAGCCATTTGATCTGGCCGAATTCTCACGCCGATTACTTCTTGATTTCCACTCAGATGATCCTGGGAAAATGGAGAAAACAGCTGTTGGTATCATTCAAGGACATAACCCCATTCAACAGTGTTACGAAATCATGCGTAGGCACAGGTGCCTAGTGGTTATTGATGGTCTGCGGTCCACACGTGACTGGGACTCCATCGAACAAGCCTTCTGGTGTCACCATCATCCAGAGTCCAGTATTCTTGTCATCACAACTGACGAGAGTGCCGCAAAACATTGCGTCGCTAAAGACGACTTGAGCTGTGAAAGAATCATCCCTATGAGAGCTCTAGATGATACATCAGCTCTCGAGCTCTTCATAAAG GTTGCTGAGAAGCAGAAAAACGAATCCATTACTGAGAAAAATTTGAAGCATGCAGAACGCATCGTGCCCAAGTGTGGTGGACTTCCCAAAATAATAGATGCAGTGGCCAGATCCCCTTGTTCATTCTGGGAGAATATAAATAATGACCTTGTGACCAAGTTGAAGAATgacccaaaattgaggggtgttTTATCATGGATGCATTCCTATATTGATGGTCGTTCAGATTCAGTAAAGCCATGCATCTTCTATCTGTCGGTCTTTCCTACAAACTACAAAATCAGGAAGGCTCACTTGCTGAGGCGATGGATCGCAGAGGGTTACTGTAGAGACACAACGGGCTCTAGTGCGAAGGAGAGTGCTGAAAGGCTCTTTGATGAGCTTTTTTCCCGGGACATAATCCAGACACTACCAAGCATGCCAGTGTGCCAAATCAATGGGTTCTTCCGTGAATACATCATCTCGCAGCCAATGGAAGATAATCTTGTATTTGTACTGGAAGGACATCGTAAACCAAACTCACAACGCACAGTACAACACCTCACCATAATGGAAGACTGGGAGAGGGAGAAGCATGTGTTTGAGAGCATCGATGTATCACGGCTGCGGTCTTTGACAGTGTACGGGAAGTGGAAACCATTCTTCATCTCTGACAAGATGAAGCGGATCCGAGTGCTAGATTTAGAGGGCACGTCTGGTGTAGAAGATTGTTGCCTTAAGCATATCTTTGAGATTCTGCTGAGTCTCAAGTTCATCTGTCTAAGAGGATGCAAAAGCATTACTTGTTTACCAAAAACAATGGGTGGCCTTAGGCAGCTGGAGAGTCTAGATGTCAGCGGCACCTCCATAGTCACACTGCCACGGGCAATCATTAAGCTGCAGAAGATTCAATACATTCGGGCTGGCTGTAAGTTTTTGCCAGATGAAGACTGTACATCAGCAGCATCAGAAGTTGGTGGACAAAAGAAGTTGGTGGGCTGCTGCTGGACATCCACCAAATCGTCGCAAGGCAGTGATGATGCGGTTGGAAGCCAGCAGCCATCAGGGACAACAGCAACACCTGAAGCTGAAGGTAGTGATGGAGGCCATCAGGGACAACACCAACACCACAAGCAACGATATCAGAAGATAAAGAAGGTGGGCCGCCGCTGGACATCCAGACTGTCGTCCTGCAGTTGGTTCGCTCATAATAATATTAATGGTGGTGTGGAGGTTCCTGTGGGGATTGAGGACATGCCTTCCTTGCATACTCTTGGTACTGTGAATATCAGCAAAGGAGGTGGAAAGGACTTTCTGACCATGCTTAAGCTCAAAACAACACTTCCCCAACTGTTCAAGCTCAGCGTGTGTGGCATTAATAAGGAAAACTGGAAGGATTTATGTGATGCCCTCTCGGCTCATGATCATCTTGAATCATTGTCACTGGGACTCGACAATGATTTCACGGAAGATATCTACTTCGGCAATCTACCTAAGGCCCTGAAGAACTTTAAGGTATATGGGCATATTCACAGATTACCAGCCTGGATCAAGGATGGTCGTCTGGAGGCCAATCTCAAAAAGTTTGATATTGAGGCGATTATATCAAGACAAGAGTGCATGGATCAATTAGTGGAATCGTTGCCACATACAAAGAATGGTGGTACCAATCGTCGTCTTTGTATTAAGCCGACTCGACAAGTAAGAGAGCTAGAATTCAGGAATGTCATGAATGATGATATCAGTCGACCACAGGTTCTCAAGATTGATTGCAGCTTCGCGTTAGAGGTAGCTTTCCAAACAAACAGCATAGCAACAGAGGTTAATGTGCTGATAATCCATTGCTATAAAGGAACGGATTTCCCGATTTCTGTTCGTGGGCTTAAGTATCTAGATGACCTCGAGACCGTTTGGCTTAAGGGTTATGATGAAAAAGCAGGCTACGTGGTGCAGTTGAAGAAACAAATTGCCGCACATCCACGCAAACCTGTCTTCAAGTTTGAGAAACTAAACTCTGCATAA